A portion of the Anabas testudineus chromosome 22, fAnaTes1.2, whole genome shotgun sequence genome contains these proteins:
- the tprn gene encoding LOW QUALITY PROTEIN: taperin (The sequence of the model RefSeq protein was modified relative to this genomic sequence to represent the inferred CDS: deleted 1 base in 1 codon), producing MSGGGDVRVLRQEAGQESPRMPAWKREILERRKAKGGGSGGAGAAETSPGGAGPQRVNGELTGNVNGSSSGPRKDSGSGRNYTISTASQQFANNKETRTPREDDRQESLVLQESLGPLEENPFIKLEKERRRRQDRDNSARPVQHILELYGSVPGIRTIRADNIIIIESDPDYFPESGAVKTGSKWQQNGVSSYSSLNDLLDRRGSAVTEIRAKEVVIYDTTLSKSEENLSTLGRSDHEVPSFETGEGQGRVSRMLQKFDSNYGKLQKKSHSTENLLDLDCSANSRPRLWPKPQPDLVPKPRPGPSVMSPGSSQPSSPVFQSPRSSKPKSESAISEPCSPQRPAGPSYPVSSFRQRFEESGGRGVAVTPRDETDRGVTKPTSDKDWEGTEVPPKPKVPSSPETRHARAESPLSPISSKVTRASPDFEIHPSPKPDLAQIPDGDTQARALANLRLQSRNSFTVIPKRCLAASNAASGPAPSGPLKSSPSHRVTEVPTPGVPTSHAPTPTLTASTRKEEKQQEEKEVERITRPSKSEPSPSVATSPAPLPASEPLSPSPALTPASSSLPALSSPPSSPAVPSSPPFSPPSPSPIPSDPPAQCLETSTPSLASEQPPMDQLPVTNIDDIDVEPSQRVPVPSPMVQRKKGNTFTVVPKRRVEPEVQPSSPEPQREASKEAPAGSTPPQAPYAQLGSLLKKRYPAVEEIEVIGGYLSLEKSCLSKTGSTGKKLKISFNESSLHSTYEYPSESSVWDSGEEDEEEKDAKVPDEQPSMVGRIHIPRPSLTSSPTHTGNSNDLSSYIPKHSVDFNAWQEHKRDESVYQEDSTSQQAQMTEEVMLTPADSSSLSDYSSEPALYF from the exons ATGTCTGGCGGAGGAGATGTGCGCGTCCTCCGCCAAGAGGCCGGCCAAGAAAGCCCGAGGATGCCGGCCTGGAAGCGAGAGATCCTGGAGAGGAGGAAGGCGAAGGGCGGTGGGTCGGGGGGAGCCGGTGCCGCCGAGACAAGCCCCGGCGGAGCGGGTCCGCAGCGGGTGAACGGGGAGCTGACGGGAAATGTGAACGGCAGCAGCAGCGGACCCAGGAAAGATAGCGGATCCGGGCGGAACTACACCATCAGCACGGCCAGCCAACAATTCgcaaacaacaaagagacacGGACACCGAGGGAggacgacagacaggagagccTGGTGCTGCAGGAAAGCCTGGGCCCGCTGGAGGAGAACCCGTTCATCAAGCTGGAGAAAGAGcggaggaggagacaggaccGAGACAACAGCGCCCGGCCGGTCCAGCACATCCTGGAGCTGTACGGAAGCGTCCCCGGGATCCGGACTATCCGAGCTGACAACATCATTATCATTGAGTCGGATCCTGATTACTTTCCGGAGAGCGGAGCAGTAAAAACCGGGTCCAAATGGCAACAAAATGGTGTCAGCAGTTATAGCTCTCTGAATGACCTCCTGGACCGGAGAGGGAGTGCTGTGACTGAGATAAGAGCCAAGGAAGTGGTGATTTATGACACCACGTTAAGCAAGAGCGAGGAGAACTTGAGCACCCTGGGCCGCTCGGATCATGAGGTCCCATCCTTTGAGACAGGTGAGGGTCAGGGCAGGGTCAGTCGGATGCTGCAGAAGTTTGACAGTAACTATGGGAAGCTGCAGAAAAAGTCCCACAGCACAGAAAACCTGCTGGATCTGGATTGTAGTGCCAACAGCAGGCCAAGACTCTGGCCCAAGCCACAGCCAGATCTGGTGCCAAAGCCCAGGCCAGGCCCGTCGGTCATGAGCCCGGGCAGCAGCCAGCCATCGTCACCTGTCTTCCAGAGTCCCCGGTCCTCCAAACCAAAGTCAGAGTCCGCTATCTCTGAGCCATGTAGCCCTCAGCGCCCCGCTGGGCCCTCTTACCCTGTGTCTTCCTTCCGCCAGCGATTTGAGGAGAGTGGGGGTCGTGGTGTGGCTGTCACCCCCAGAGATGAGACAGACAGGGGCGTAACGAAGCCCACCAGTGACAAAGACTGGGAGGGCACAGAGGTGCCACCTAAACCCAAGGTGCCAAGTTCTCCAGAAACCCGTCATGCCCGTGCCGAGTCCCCCTTAAGCCCCATCTCATCCAAGGTGACTCGAGCCTCACCTGACTTTGAAATCCATCCCTCTCCGAAGCCGGACCTCGCCCAAATTCCAGATGGGGACACCCAAGCACGGGCCCTCGCAAACCTGCGCCTGCAGTCCAGGAACTCCTTCACAGTGATCCCCAAGCGTTGCCTTGCTGCCTCAAATGCAGCAAGC GGCCCAGCCCCATCTGGTCCCCTGAAGTCTTCCCCTTCCCACAGAGTCACAGAGGTGCCCACACCAGGAGTGCCAACGAGCCATGCCCCTACGCCCACTCTGACAGCTTCAACcaggaaggaggagaaacagcaggaggagaaggaggtaGAGAGGATAACGAGGCCGTCCAAGTCTGAACCGTCTCCTTCTGTTGCCACAAGTCCTGCACCTCTTCCAGCCTCAGAACCTTTGTCTCCATCTCCTGCTCTCACcccagcctcctcctctctgcctgccCTGTCTTCACCCCCATCTTCCCCAGCTGTCCCATCTTCACCTCCTTTCTCCCCACCGTCCCCATCTCCCATCCCCTCAGATCCTCCCGCCCAATGTCTTGAAACTTCTACGCCCTCTCTGGCTTCAGAACAACCTCCCATGGATCAGCTGCCAGTAACAAACATAGATGACATTGATGTGGAGCCCTCACAGCGTGTCCCTGTTCCGAGTCCCATGGTGCAGAGGAAAAAGGGGAACACCTTCACTGTGGTGCCTAAACGAAGGGTGGAGCCCGAGGTCCAGCCGAGCTCACCTGAGCCCCAGCGGGAAGCCTCAAAAGAGGCTCCAGCAGGATCCACCCCCCCACAGGCCCCCTATGCACAACTGGGCTCCCTGCTGAAGAAACGCTACCCTGCTGTGGAGGAGATTGAGGTCATCGGTGGGTACCTGTCCCTCGAAAAGTCCTGCCTCTCCAAGACGGGCTCTACAGGCAAGAAG CTCAAGATCTCATTCAACGAGTCGAGCCTCCACAGCACGTACGAGTATCCGTCTGAGAGCAGCGTTTGGGACAGCGgcgaggaggacgaggaggagaaaGACGCGAAGGTGCCAGATGAGCAGCCCAGCATGGTGGGACGCATCCACATCCCTCGGCCCAGCCTGACAAGCTCACCCACGCACACGGGCAACAGCAACG accTTTCCAGCTACATTCCCAAGCACTCGGTGGACTTCAACGCGTGGCAGGAGCACAAACGCGATGAGAGTGTTTACCAGGAAGACAGCACATCACAGCAGGCACAGATGACAGAAGAGGTCATG CTCACACCGGCAgacagctcctctctgtctgactACAGCAGTGAACCTGCTCTTTACTTCTGA
- the ssna1 gene encoding Sjoegren syndrome nuclear autoantigen 1 — translation MTQQAAALQTYNNELVKCIEELCSKREELNRQIKQEEEEKDRLQHDIRILSEKLSRVNESLAQRLAARATFDRTIAETEAAYAKILESSQSLLSVLKQEAGNLSKATEPRRKEH, via the exons ATGACCCaacaagctgctgctctgcagacCTACAACAATGAACTTGTCAAAT GTATTGAGGAGCTGTGCTCGAAGCGGGAAGAGCTGAACCGTCAGATcaagcaggaggaagaggagaaggatcGACTGCAGCATGACATCCGCATCCTTTCTGAGAAGCTGAGCAGAGTCAATGAAAGCCTTGCACAAAGACTCGCTGCCCGTGCCACCTTTGATCGCACCATCGCTGAGACAGAGGCTGCATACGCCAAG ATCCTGGAGAGTTCCCAATCCCTGCTGAGTGTCCTGAAGCAGGAGGCAGGAAACCTCAGTAAAGCCACAGAGCCTCGCAGGAAAGAGCACTGA
- the tmem203 gene encoding transmembrane protein 203: MLFSLRELVQWLGFATFELFLHLLALLVFSMLVALRADMPSPTLSWWMVFVPLFAADGLSTYFTAIVSIRLYQENEKRLAVLRLLWVLTVLSLKLVCEVLLCQKLAEQEQARDLWFGLIVSPLFILLQLLMIRACRVN; this comes from the coding sequence ATGCTGTTCTCTCTGAGGGAACTGGTCCAGTGGCTGGGCTTTGCCACTTTTGAACTGTTTCTCCATTTGTTAGCATTGCTGGTCTTCAGCATGCTGGTTGCACTGAGAGCAGACATGCCCTCGCCCACACTGAGCTGGTGGATGGTCTTCGTCCCGCTGTTTGCTGCCGATGGCCTAAGCACCTACTTTACAGCCATCGTGTCCATTCGGCTTTACCAGGAGAATGAGAAGCGACTGGCAGTGCTGCGACTCCTCTGGGTGCTGACAGTGCTCAGCCTGAAGTTGGTGTGTGAGGTGCTGCTGTGCCAGAAGCTGGCAGAGCAAGAGCAAGCCAGAGACCTGTGGTTTGGCCTCATCGTCTCACCTCTGTtcattctgctgcagctgctgatgatACGAGCATGCCGTGTTAACTGA